From the genome of Dermacentor andersoni chromosome 3, qqDerAnde1_hic_scaffold, whole genome shotgun sequence:
ttataaacttttctcttgagggataatggcaacctgctgttcatgatctgagaatgcctgccaaacgcaccccagcccattcttattcttctgattatttcagtctcatgatccggatccgcagtcactacctgtcctaagtagatgtattcccttaccacttccagtccctcactacctattgtaaactgctgttcccttccaagactgttaaacattactttagttttctgcagattaatttttagacccacccttcggctttgcctctccaggtcagtgagcatgcattgcagttggtcccctgagttactaagcaaggcaatatcatcagcgaatcgcaagttactaaggtattgtccattaactcttatccccaactcttcccaatccaggtctctgaatacctacctcctgtaaacacgctgtgaatagcatcggacagatcgcatctccctgcctgacgcctttctttatagggattttgttgctttctttatggaggactacggtggctgtagagccgctatagatatctttcagtatttttacatacggctcgtctacaccttgattccgcaatgcctccatgactgctgaggtttcgactgaatcaaacgctttctcgtaatcaatgaaagctatatataaaggttggttatattccgcacatttttctatccaCATGCAGTGCTTGGCGGTAATGGTCGCTCTTTTTATCCAATCCCTGACGAGCTCAGCCTGACGGGGCCACGGTGAGGGTGAAGCGTACACTGCTCGATTTGCCCTGATTACAGAGATAACATGTCCTGTCTCGGGGACAAACGGTGCCACATACAGCATTAGCATAGAGAAAGAATTTGTTTACCTATGGCGTTAGTTCGCCTGTTTGTATTTTTTGTTTGGTTGAAACGCCCCGTGTGATCATGAAATACGAACGAGGGAACAGAAAACAAAGAGGCATGGAGCCGAACAAATCACTTCATTTAAATCAAATGAAAAGAGATAGGCAAGCCACCAAAGAATAGGCAAGTAGACGAGTCAAAAATAACGCGAGCAGATATCGGCACAGCGATGGATTGcccatgaaaaaacaaaaatgaaagcacTTAGCTTGAGGGCACGCAAAACATAGCATCGGCAAAATGTATTGTCTGCGCCCCCGACAATGCTGCACAAATTTCTGCAAAACTATCTCTCTGCGGTGTACGCTACACGAAAATCTGGCGATGAGCTTCCGTTCATCAACTGAGACACGTGGTGCCATTTCAGCAGACACCGCACCTTTGTTCTGCGCTCCGCATTTTTAAACAATTAAAAAGTATTGCTGGCCAATGAAAAGCCAGAACACATGACGAGCGGGTAAAGATAAAGAAATTGCGTGACAGCCGATTTCAAGTCGAACCACTGAACATCAGCTCATTCACTGTGTAGGTAAATCTTTATGCTCGCGTGGTGTCCCTCTGGCTAGCTTTTTATAATTTTTATCAGCGCCTTAATTGTACACAGAAACATAAAACAGCCGGGCAGACTGACGTCACCTTCAGGATTTTAGTGCGACACATGTGCCCAATCATAGAAAACTGACtgctcgggttttacgtgccgaaaccacgatatgattataaggGACGCCGTAGTGCAGGGCTCCGGAACTGTTCaacccctggggttctttgacgtgcactggtaacgcacagtacacgggcctcTAGAATTTTCGCCTATAAGTCGAAAATGCGACCGTTGTGGTCAGCATCGAACCTGAGTCTTTCGGGTCAGCAGCCAAGCACCATAACCACTAGGCCGCCGTGGCGGACACTAATAGAACACTCGTCCCCTTTAATACTTGACGCTGCATTGAGTTTtcattgaaagcagacaaatCATTGCTTCGCGTGATGAAACTCAAAAACTGATCTGCAAGCTGTCAGACAGGAGGTCTAACGATGCAATTCTTGCTATGTTGTGTGATCGCATATAGGAAGCATGGAAACCACAACGCGTTCCGCTTGGTTACATATATTGACTAAAACACGTGCCAGCAGCGGTGAACGATAggacgctcaaaaaaaaaaaaaaagatagatctGGCTGCTATGCGTTATCTCTCTGATCGGACAAAGAGAGCAGTGTAGGCTTCACACCCACCGCCACGCCCCCAACGTGCCCCCGTCGAATTGAGAGCGCGACGGATTAAACAAAGAAAGCGACCCCTACCGCCACATGCTACCTGtacagcgttgccatctggtgaaattggccaccagatttcggaaatctggtgaaaatgtagagctcctggtggccaggccaacaaactactacaccagacaaaatctggggatatctggggaaaaccactctaccgaaattaccgtctacccgcgctgctcatccaaacatttaacactaggtagcgcctgcggccgccacgattctaaggcctatatttgtatttgtttattcctcatgaaatccctgtgttgctgtgctactgctagggtacagtgaactatataaagcttactgtagctaaggtttgtgctagcgtgtgatggggctagcgctaggtttcaacgcacgtatagttataagtcgtttcaatagacggcaccggctgttctagtggaggaatgaatttaccgtgggaagcacgggaagagcaacgccgggccaccggcaatgcgtcaagtggccagccgacacacgtgctgacgctccgctcgtttcgctgtcacaaaaacctgttgcgcaggccgccttcgacgggaaacttcctgaggattctgcaacattctgggctagaattttcaagtttaaaaatgccatggggAAAAAACCCTACCAGgattttgcattgtatgcactggcatgtctttcttgcccagtgtcgaatgcagtggtggagtgagtcttcagtcaggtcacatgtgttaagacgaagtacaggaacaagatgtcgctgaaaactttggattccttcgcacgaattcgcacaacgttggcctccagagaggggtgttgcgtgaagttcactatcacagacgatatgctaagcaggtttcgttcaggcgtctacgatgctccaagggataattaaaggcttctcatcgtgattttatataaataataagatgagtgcttcacgaatgttaattcttggtcatttttgtgcatttaaaagcaattttattttctggtgaaatctggggaaattttagcgagtttctggtgtcgtgccgactttccaatctggcaacgctgtACCTGTAGTCAGTTAGTACGCAGCGAGCGAGTAAAAGGACGTGTCTGTGAGCCTGATAGGACGCGCACGCCCAACGCGATGTCGCGACCCCAGACGCTCAACGTCAGATGGCGCGGTGATGCAGTTTTATCTGATGTCGGCCGCCGCTCCCGTGCTCCGACTTATTTTGCTGCCGGGTGTATCTTACTTAAACACATTGCGTGCTGTGACCTGTCGCACGTGACCTGTTGGCCCGTCGCATATCACACTGCTAAAGCCGTCTCCTGAACTCAGCAGCTCTCAGTAGGCCAACCTTTTCATCTGCCAAGGCAACTCGTGACCCAAAAAACCCGCATATCTCGCTCTGAACAGCGTGTCCGTTGCAGTAAGCAGCTATCGCAGTTGCGTTGTCTTAACTTACTTGCTGCTTAGCAACATTACTGCTTCTTTGGCCAATGGTGTGAGCTCATGTTAAGACTCAAAGCATTGCGCCGTAATTTAACAACAATACTATCCACGTTGAGCGTCGATGTGGTCCAATTGGAATGCGAAACGTTACTCAGGTATACTTTGTAAATAATTCCACTGTTTTTCACTCAACAAAATATATTATCACTAGCATCAATTCTCGGCAAACGCGGATGGGATGTCAGCTTGTGCGTGTATTTCTTTAAATGTCAGCTTTGTTTTCCGCTGTTATCTTTATTTTAGTAGCGCAGAGTCATGTAGATAACGTTTCATTTCTTGATTTTTCTGAATAATTTCGTAAAGTGCCTCTCGTGGTCGCGTTACCAAAAGAAAATTTAACTACAGATGAATTTTCAAGTTTATAAAACTGTGACTATACTTCAAAGCTATGAAGTTCACATAATTTGATAGTGATGGAACCCATAGCTGTAAAGGCCTAGTGCTGACTCAAAAATATAAACGAATCACAAATACTATACGATAAGGACTAGTTTCAGATCTAAGCGACAAAACGACACAACAAATGAATGTTACAGCTGCATGCACTAATGAAAGTACATGTAATAGTGTTTCGCAAACGAGACTCTTCCTTAATAATTTTTGAAGCGTTTTAAAGAATGTAACAATATTTAAAATGAAATTAACACTACTTGACATTTTCAGATCATGTGGCACCCAGTCCTAAGTAAGCGCTCATTTAGCACCTTCTGCTCAATGTATTTCTCACGCAAGACATATCCAAACAAATTTTACCTATTAAAACACTATTATCGATACATGCCATATTTGACGACTATTTAAGATCATCGCACCAGAGCTTTGGAAACTCGCATTCCTAAATGGTGCATATTACCTGCAGCTCTTCTGCTACGCGCTCGTAGCATAAATATAGCAATGGGTACCAGTTGATGATTCATCATTATTCGACGTATGAGCTGCTTTTGAAATGTAAATTAGGTGTAAAGGTAGCACGCGGACATACTGGAATATAGCCTGGCAGAGGATGTAGTTAAGCGCAGTTAGAAGACCGAAAGGAAAGTGGACAACCCAATTAGGTGGAGAGTTTCCCGTGGCTCCTTCATAAGTGCAACGATAACCAGCACGTCCCCTATCACCGCACTGCAATCGCATCTATAACACGCTCGTGATAACTAATTCCTTTCTTGCAGGTGACGCCAAGCACCAGGCCATGTTTGTCGACGTGGGCGAATCGGTGTCCGTGGAGCAGCTCTTCAACAACATCAGGAGTGCGTTCTCCGAGCCGCTGAGCATAGTCGTCCACTGTGCCGGTATACTGCGCACGGCACCACTCTGCGAGTGCACGGATGAGCTCTTTGATGACGTCATCAGGGTGAATTTGAGGGTGCGTTATTGGCTGCTTGCTGGAATACAAAGAGCAGCGCCGAATTTCTGCGGTATTGCATGTGATCAGGCGGGGCTAAGTATTTCTCGCACGCTGAATTGGTTTTCTTTCGCAAGTCTTACTTCTCAATCCTTTTTCAGCACAATTAGTGTAGTATTAGCCTCTGATGAATTACACTGTTGTTCCTTccattatttatttactttatatTTCGTCAATTTAGGTTTCATTTGTTAACAAGAGGTACTCATTGCTTTAATTTCCAACTTGCCATCTTCAAATGAAGCACAGTTGTTTTATTTTCTCTCACAAATTTTTATTCCTAGTTTTTCAAATGCTCCATCTGTACTTCCACTTCTTTTGAAATACAATGCCCGCCGGACCCTAATTCAACGCCAGCTTACACaggcgtctttctttttaacagcgcAGCTGTTTTTGCTTTTAGTTCCGCCGCGTAGCATTACCATAAAACACAGCCCAGCTGCGcaccgcctcgcgttgcctagcaaccacctgcgagaccACCCAGCGACGTACTGCGCGGGTGTAGGGCgcagtcgtgacgtcacaggcaagTAAATGCTTGGAACTTGGAACtaaagaataaaaatatattgtcaTTCTGTAAACTACCCCTGATAATACCTAGACACATAGCGCGGATGAAGTTGACGtattacccgccgcggtagcttagtggctgcaCTCTAACTGCACTGCAGAGCTGGAGGTCACAGGCTCGATCACGGCCTTGGCGACCGCTTTTCTGGTGAATTTCAAATACgtacccgtatacttagattttgCTGCACTGTCAAGAATctccgggtggtcgaaattattcccgagtcctccactacggtgcgcCCCATAATCACAAGTCATGGTTTCAACACATAAAACAGCAGAATTTATTACAATTTTTCGAAACTGCCAAATGGACCAATGGGAGAAAAGGCggtggcgtctgtagcagcgaaacttcCTATTGGCGGCGAGGCCACGTCGGGATCGTGCGCACATTGGCCCGCGATTGCCGGCtcgggcctcgacggagcagagcggccgAAAGGGGACGTCTGTTGCCGTGGTATTGGGCGAGGGCAGAtcgcatcgccgcgacgccacgtcactctcgctcCCGGAAGCCTGTGTTAGCCGCGCTTTCCTTGACTGCGCAAGTTcccgcctgcgttctaactgcgcctcggtaaggccaaaccAAAACGTGCCAAGcgcctcaacgcgctcgcttgcccgcaaggagtTCAGAAATCGGAGGACTCCTCAGCGGCGTTGCGGGGGACAATAATGCTTTCGGGCTCAAAACTCATGAGAAGTGCTTAGGCACGCTCggattttttacagcgaagctgttaagggctactttccccactattgtgttcgcgtgtagaaaaaaatcccgaagttattgcaatgccgggccgacctgcggctgaGGAGACGCAGGCCTTAAGcattccccatgcgtgggccgattccgtagacagtgcaatgcggggccgcctcgcgtcggaagcgaagcaggcgttaagcactccccgcacGTGAGCCGATCCTAAAATAGTAGAATACCAGGCAGACCCGCggatacacagcttcgctggccatcgtttttcacagagtggaaaggcagtGAGTTTTTCTTATTAATGTTTATATGTTACATCAAAATGTACCACTATTTCGTGAGTAGGAATGCTGCCAACGCTCGTGAACGGTGCAGAAATTTCAggtaagctgtaaattcatagATCAAATTTACCCGCTTTAGTTGCTTTAGACACAGATGCACTTTACGGAGCGGCCACATTTGTTTTGGTGCAGaatacggatttgtaaactttgtgcttcgaTTTTTGTGAATtaacccggccacagcggccccatttcgatgagggcgaaatgcgagaacaccggCATAATTTGAtcaaggtgcacgttaaggagcccctggcggtccaaatttccgtagtccctcactacggctccctcataatgagatcgttgttctggcacgtacaaccccGCCATTTAATTCTTCTTTCAATTTTTATACATAACCAGTTAGGGaatatttgtgaaaaaaaattcagaCCTTAACTTGAAACTTTATTTTCTAGTCAGTAGAACTAAACCTtctatctcaaatgcaacaaattctaCTGAAATATGTGCAATGGTTGTCAATAAAAATTTCAGTCCATTGATTTTTGTATAAAGAAATGGGAGTTCGCCCCATGTTGAAGCCTCCTATTAAATAAGTATTGCTGATCAGTATCCATTAACGGGCAAAAATGCCGGCGGAGGAGCCAGTGCTTGCACAGTCTCTAAAACACAATATTCTAGAACTCATCTTTGAAAAACAGCTAAAACGCTTAAACGGGTGAACTTATTCTTAGCAAACCACATATTTCTTTCACCTCGCTAGTTCAGCTTTAggaaatattttctttcattataacCGCCTACCAGTGTCGTGGGCTTTATACATAAAgtcattaaataaaaaaatttgttatGCGGccttacgtgccgaaaccactatcATAATGAGGCACGCTGAAGGGGTGGGGGATGGaggggggactctggattaactttgacattccggggttcttgaacgtgcacctaaatctaagtacatgggtgttcttgtATTtaggccccgtcgaaatgcggccgctgtggccggaatgtgatcccgtgacctcgtgtttaAGAGCCAAGAATTCATTGATGTTGATTATTATTTGGTAGCAGGAATTTTTATGGATGTTGAAAAATCGTATATTTATTGCCTCACGATAAACTCAAAGGAAAATGATTATGTTATACTACGAAAGGAATACCTTAAGCATTTTATTGAGATTTATTTAGGAGAACGCATCATATCGTTTGCTTTGATACAGCGCAATCTGATGTTGAAATTATAAATTCGGTTGTTCTGCAAAGCCCACTTTGTACTAGGCTCTTCTGTGTATTGATAACCTGACCTCACAGTTACTCCATGCCTGACCTGTGCTTTATGTGGATGACAAAATTTCTCACTACCAgcagttaataaaaaaaaatattgtggttgcTAAACATAGCGAATACATACAGATTCTGCAACACATGGTGTAAGCAACACTATTAGGGTTCCCAGTTGAAGCACTACTACTACCACGACTACTACTTCCACTACTACTAACGCTGCAGCTGCTGCTtcattggtggtggtggtggttaaaGTGGCGCAACACAGTAGCGACACCAATACTGAATTGTTTATTGATCTGTACTTGAGCTTTACGTAGTTGAAAACCACATGAGTAGCAACACCCGCTGCCGCCGAGCACATTGTTTCTTGGCGATAGCTGATAAGGAACTCGGGCACGCAAGTGTGCTTTATCGACGACGCTGCTCTGGTCAAGTTGATCATCAAGTTGTTTGGTTGTATTCAGAGCCAGAATTACCGTCATGAGCGTATGGTAGTTCTAAAAATACGTGCGTGGCAAATTGTGATGCGGCAAAATCATCTGCAGTCTCACCTTTGTTTTTGTAGGGTACATTCCTGGTGAATCGTGCTGCTGGCCGTGATATGTGCCGAGCTGGGACGCCACTTCCGCGAGGGGGAGCAGCCATCGTGAACATATCCAGCATTACGGCGAAGTGCTGCTCTGCGTCAGCAGCCGCGTACGCCGCCGCTAAGGCCGGCGTCGTTGCACTGACCAAGTCTGCGGCGTCGGAACTTGCGGAGCACGGCATCCGCTGCAACGCAGTGATGCCTGGATGGGTGGAAACTCCTCTTATGGCTAACATAGGTGCAACCCTAAAGGCTAAAGTCCTATCGAGCACACCGCTCAGGAAGACCGCCCAGCCATGGGAGATAGCCGAAGCCATCAAGTTTCTCTGGTCGCCGGCTGTGAGCTCCTTCATCACGGGAGCTACTCTTGAGGTCACTGGAGGATTCTACATGTGAATTGTTTTTCTGACATTTATTAATCAACAAAGCGATCCTATGATATAATAAAGAAAATCTGGTTTTGGGCATATATGTCACGTGTACCTGTCTGGCAATGCTTTCATGAGATTTGTGCAGTGGTCTCACATTTAAGAACAATGTAGAAATAGCGTCTATTTGAGGTTTCAAGTGGACCACAGGAAAATGTTTTACCAGTCACCGGTTACCTGTAAGTGTGGCTGGCGAACAGTTCAGCTTCACATGgaccgaaaaagaaaagatatgcaCCGTCTTCACCTGTGTAATGTTGTGCGTGTCTTCTGCCATGTATGTATACAGACACGACCAACTGCCGGCTCTCTTTAACATGTATGTAGAACAGCACTGAAACCTAAGTACTGACATGAAGTTACTGACATTTTATTTGAGCGCTTTAAAtaaagatccccccccccccccaggggcgtctgcgtcagcaggcgtttggtgtgttgcgacaccacgtacccgagcacacgagggttggaccctcccgcgtgtagccgtgcgcggcttaaccgtgtctggggaaaaggggatcctggcggttgagccgatgctgggtgtttggacctttaaggccccccggcggaggcaacacacctcttcggcctcggcttcacatagacggcacctccaggctgacccacctggaggaaatcggcagtcaccttttcctgtccttctcttcaatcttcgtctttctctctcactttcaatctttcctgtcttctcttcgcttcttcttacttccagacttccaggtggcgagggttagcctggtgtagttatccaaccttgggtatcgtatattgggttatagtgactatgtacagctggcgtcttcgTAGCTTTTGGGctttgtagcgtccccttgttgggctcgttggtgggcggctggcatagcTACCGAAGTGATATTTATTTTGATGGCTTTTTTATCATTCCcccgactccctgatcgccctctttccaagagagggcgcaccgatgactcCCTGAAACTTTTGGCCAGACCAAAGAAATTTATCCAAAGTACCATGTCTTAAGTTGTGGAAACCCTGATAAAACAGCTCGAACCCTATCACCATTTGTTGTCGCAAAGTCTCTTACTGAGAAACTAGGTCCCGGCTACAAGGTCACGAAAATGGCCAGCGGCGAGCTGTTGCCCGAAGTTAGTGACAAGAAACAGTACGAGAATCTCTCTGGACTTGTTGAAATTAATAGTACCCCCGTCTCGATAAATCCGTATCGCTCTTTGAACAGCACACGCGGAGTCGTATTTGAACAAGATCTCCTTGATTTGAGTGAAACCGAGCTGCTTGAAGGCTGGAAGGAACAGCACGTGACAAATgtccaaagaataaagatcaggcggGATGACAAAGAGATGCCCACTAAACACATAATTTTGACATTCTGCACAAGCACTTTACCAGAGTACATTGAAACAGGCTATATGAAAATAAAACTAAGGccctacattccgaacccgcgccgctgctttaagtgccagcaATTTGGTCACGGTTCTCAGAGCTGCCAGGGTCGTACCACATGTGCAAAGTGCGCTTCAAACGAACaccctgccgataattgtaccaGTGCACACCGCTGCGCAAACTGCGAGGGTGACCACCCTGCATACTCTCGGTCATGTCCTTCTTGGAAGGAGGAAAAGGAAATCATCACATTAAAGATCAAGGAGAACGTTTCTTTTCAAGAAGCGCGAAAGCGTATTTCTTTCCTccataccgcagggtatgctggtgcggcgcgtaGGGGGGCAGCACCGCAGCAGACTGGGGCATCcgcccggcccacaaagagtgtggctacggcagtgtcctcagccccccaggcgacagtagcgagcgctgctgcgccgtctctaaaggagggcccatcgacctctgggttggtggcttccaaggctctgcttttcgaggcaaggcctaccctgaaaacaccccgctctagtgagcggaagtccagcgggtcccaggagtcgatggacacaaccccgagccagaaggcgcatccagcgcctcgggagcagcgcgagtctcgcgaccgctccaaaaaagacagaacccgtaccataatcacggggcctgaaacggcTCCGTAAGTCTTCTCTGtaaactcctcttgacacacagcataaaaacacgaacaatatggctacacaaataatacactggaacgttagaggtcttatccacaacctcgatgacattaaagaactcttacacaaacataacccaaaggtactgtgtgttcaggagacacatcttaaatccacacaaacaaactttctttgtcagtacgccatctaccgtaaagaccgcaacgaggcgaatacctcgtctggcggtgttgcaatagttgTAGACAGGTCCGTAGCCtgtcaccaggtcgcccttcagacgccccttgaggcagtgtcaattcgggcaattctttttaataaattgatcactgtatgttgcatatacataccgcctaactttcatctggaaaaaagtgatttttataacctaatcgatcagcttccggacccttacatactcgcaggcgattttaatgcacaccacaccatgtggggagactcgcgatgtgacgcgagaggccgtttcattgaaaatttttttgtgaactccggtgcatgcctcttcaacaagaaggagccaacttattataatattattacgatatgctcaagcgatgctcaagaaatgagccgccgcgagaacgacgacgaagttggtcggtgcgcttggcgcgagcgagcgtcagcctggctccagtgtaaatagcctgtaaatagcctcttctgtctgtgtctttccacacgcaacattctggtggaggtcagcgatccccgtcctcaccacggaactcagaagtggtcggcacaccgagctcgtcaccatgcctcccggtgacgcgcccacctccgcaacggcttcggcatgtcccactgctccaatcgtcacggtcgccccacatcgcgacccaggtgtgttctctggcctggagggccaggatgttgacgactggatcaaactctatgaacacgccagtgctaataacaggtgggacccaacgattatgctcgccaacgtcatcttttatctcggcggcaccccacgcgtgtggcaccaaacgcatgacgacgagataaccagttgggacaatttcaaagagaagctacgggaactgttcggcgaccccattgggcgcaaggctgccgcgagaaaggctcttgcgtctcgtgtacagtcatctacggagccgtacgtttcctacatcctcgacgtcttagctctatgccgcaaagctgacgatggtatgtccgaagacgataaagtgtcacatattctaaaaggcatcgccgacgacgctttcaatttgcttgttttcggcaacgtctcgactatcgacgcgatcatcaaagaatgccgtcgccttgagcaagctaagagccgccgtattacacaccacatcacacggctacccaacactgctgctacgtcgacatgtgagggtcgaccacgtcagaccaccacctctgacgacgtcaccagtattgttcgccgcgaactcgaggccacctgttcgccagctttctccacgacgcctcccgatccgccagcaaccatcattgcgatgatccaggccgtcgtccgacaggaatttcagaacatgggtctgaactctgtgtgttccacgtctcaacccaacgtttcccggttctctagcggccctcttcgtcctcggcagtctttttccgccacatctcgccgcaacccgtccgattggcgtacccctgatgaccggccgatctgcttccactgctgtcgcatcggccacgtcgctcgtaaccgccgcaaccgatggccaccaactcctcggacatacaccgccgcttatccccgcaccgttggaccttccgttccctataccggccgccatgaatccactgccgctgatgatcctgctccgaaccttcggtacagccgctcgccctcacctcgacgtcatcagtctcgttcgccccaaccccgtcgcttctcttcgccgcctatcgcctcccggatccagccggaaaactaggcactgcagcttctggaggtgaagctgcattatcgaccctgccctcaaatcctctgctcacgttacccacgaaccgaaaccttcttgacgttgacggctatcctgtcacggcactcatcgatacaggagcacatctttcaattatgagtgctgcctt
Proteins encoded in this window:
- the LOC126524179 gene encoding estradiol 17-beta-dehydrogenase 8-like, with protein sequence MFVDVGESVSVEQLFNNIRSAFSEPLSIVVHCAGILRTAPLCECTDELFDDVIRVNLRGTFLVNRAAGRDMCRAGTPLPRGGAAIVNISSITAKCCSASAAAYAAAKAGVVALTKSAASELAEHGIRCNAVMPGWVETPLMANIGATLKAKVLSSTPLRKTAQPWEIAEAIKFLWSPAVSSFITGATLEVTGGFYM